The Streptomyces sp. V3I7 genome segment GTGAAGAACGCCCGGCGCAAGGCGGGCAACGACAACGACAAGATCGGCCGCAAGTTCCGCAGCGAGGCCAGCGAGAAGCAGGCCGCCAAGGCCCGCCAGACCCAGCGCATGATCGAGCGCCTGGACGTCGTCGAGGAGCCGCGCAAGGAGTGGGAGCTGCGCATGGAGATCGCGTCGGCGCCGCGCTCCGGCGCGGTCGTCGCGACCCTGCGGGACGCCGAGGTGCGGCGCGGCGACTTCACCTTCGGCCCCGTCTCCCTCCAGATCGACTGGGCCGACCGGGTCGCGGTGACCGGCGCCAACGGCGCGGGCAAGTCGACCCTGCTCGGCGCGCTGCTCGGCCGCCTCCCGCTGGACGCGGGGCACGCCGCGCTCGGCTCGGGCGTCCTCGTCGGCGAGGTCGACCAGGCCCGCAAGCTGTTCCACGGCACGGAGGCGCTGCTGGACGCCTTCTGCGCCGCCGTCCCCGAGACCGAGCCGGTCGAGGTACGTACCCTGCTCGCCAAGTTCGGACTCAAGCAGGCCCACGTCCTGCGCCCCGCGGCGACCCTCTCCCCGGGCGAACGCACCCGCGCCGCCCTCGCACTGCTCCAGGGCCGCGGCGTCAACCTGCTCGTCCTCGACGAGCCCACGAACCACCTCGACCTGCCCGCCATCGAACAGCTGGAGTCGGCCCTGGACGCGTACGAGGGCACGCTGCTCCTCGTCACCCACGACCGCCGGATGCTGGACGCGGTCCACGTCACGCGCCGCCTGGAGGTCGCGGACGGCAAGCTCACCGAGCGCTGAGGGCCCGGGCCCGGCGTCTCACAGGGTTCGGCGGCTCACAGCCAGTCGTCGGGCCCCGGATCGTGGCCGCCCGCGGCGAGCGCGAGCCGGTCGACGTAGTGGTCCCAGCCCTCCTGGTGCGCGTCCCGCGCCTCCGGGGTGTCGAGGTCCCGGTGGACCAGACGGAGGAAGGTGCCCTGGACGACCGGCTCCAGGGTGATCTCGACGGTGGTCGAGCCGGACGCGACGGCCGGGCCGCCCTCGGCCCAGCCCCAGGTGAAGACCAGCCGGGTGATCGGCTCGATCTCGACGAAGGTGCCCTCCGCGACGTTCTCCCCGGTGATCCGGGTGCGGAAGGCGCCGCCGGGCTCGAAGTCGAACTCGCCCTCCGTGCCCATCCAGGACAGCCACTTGTCCCGGTCGGTGAAGAAGGCGAACACCGTCTCGGGGCGGGCGGCGATCAGCCGCTCCACGATGACCGTGTCCGTAGTCAATGGTCCGTCCCTTCGGCAGGGGTGTCGCGCCGTCCTGGCGCAGCGTAACCATTCCGGGGTTCCCGGGCATGTCGGGCGCGCGCCGGACGGTTCGGCGCCGGCTCACCACAGCCGTGAGGCCAGCCCCGGGTAGTGGACCACGCAGCCGTCCGCGTCCAGGACCAGGTCGCTGCGGAAGTCGCCCGAGGCGTAGCGCACGACTCCGCTCCCGCCGGGGCGGCGGAGGTGGGTGTAGGTCTGCCGCGACGGCCCTACGGCGAGATCCGGCACGGACACCCACGCCATCAGGAACGCGCGCTCGCCGGGCTCCCGATGGAGCGCGTGCCGGAGCACGGGCATCGTGTTGGTGAGCGGGCTCAGTCCCAGGTCACAGTCGAGCGCGCCGTCGACCTCGGGCAGGGGCTCCCCGTCCCCGGTCCACCGGCCCTCCCCGTCGTGCCGCAGGTCCAGCGACCGGGTCCCCTCCGCGGACTCGGCCGTGACGCGCAGCTCCCGGGTGACGTAACCGTCGGAGGTGACGAGGGCGTACGTGATCCAGTACGGCTCCGGACGCGTCCCGACCGCCCGCCCGTGCGCGCGCAGCGCCGTCCCGTCGAACTCGACCCAGGAGGTCTCGTACCCCCGGCTCGCCGGCACGTCCCAGGTGATGACTCGTGAAGCCGTCATGTCCTCACCGTACGGCCGGGGCCGGCCCGGCTCCTGCCCACCGCTCGCTGCGAGCGGTGGGCAGGGAACCGGGGCCGGGTACCTCAGCGGCGGCCGTTCTTCGAGTCGAGCAGGCCCGCTCGGCGCAGGGCGTCCGCCATGGCGCTGTTGGCCGGCGGGGGGGACTGCCGCGAGCCGCGGTCGCCGCCGCGGTTCTGGCGCGGCTGGCCCTGCCTCTGCTGGCGCTGCTGGGGCGGACGGCCGCCGGCGCCGCGCTGCGGCCGCTCCTGTGGCGCGGCCTCGTCGTCGAGGCGCAGCGTGAGCGAGATCCGCTTGCGGGGGATGTCCACGTCGAGGACCTTCACCTTGACGATGTCGCCGGGCTTCACGACGTCGCGCGGGTCCTTGACGAACGTCTTCGACATCGCGGAGACATGGACCAGCCCGTCCTGATGGACGCCGACGTCCACGAACGCCCCGAAGGCGGCCACGTTCGTGACGACGCCCTCCAGGACCATCCCGGACGACAGGTCGGCGATCTTCTCGACGCCCTCCTTGAAGGTGGCCGTCTTGAAGGCGGGGCGCGGGTCACGACCCGGCTTCTCCAGCTCCTTGAGGATGTCGGTGACGGTCGGCAGACCGCACGTCTCGTCCACGAAGTCCGACGCCTTCAGCGACCGCAGCACGCCCGTGTTGCCGACGAGCGCGGCCACTTCCTGCCCGGTGGTCTTCACCATGCGGCGCACGACGGGGTACGACTCGGGGTGGACGCTGGAGGAGTCCAGCGGGTCGTCGCCGCCGCGGATGCGGAGGAAGCCCGCGCACTGCTCGAACGCCTTCGGGCCCAGCCGGGACACCTTCTTCAGCTCCGCGCGGGAGCGGAACGGCCCGTTCGAGTCGCGGTGCGCCACGATGTTCTCCGCGAGCCCGGAGGAAATGCCGGACACGCGCGAAAGCAGCGGCACGGACGCCGTGTTGACGTCCACGCCGACGCCGTTCACACAGTCCTCGACCACCGCGTCCAGCGAGCGCGACAGCTTCATCTCGGACAGGTCGTGCTGGTACTGGCCGACGCCGATCGACTTCGGGTCGATCTTCACCAGCTCGGCCAGCGGGTCCTGCAGCCGGCGGGCGATGGAGACCGCGCCGCGCAGCGACACGTCCATGTCGGGCAGCTCCCGCGACGCGTACGCCGACGCCGAGTACACCGAGGCGCCCGCCTCGGACACCATCACCTTGGTGAGGTTCAACTCGGGGTGCCTGTCGATGAGTTCACCGGCGAGCTTGTCCGTCTCGCGGGACGCCGTGCCGTTGCCGATCGCCACCAGCTCGACCGCGTGCTCCTTCGCCAGCCGCGCCAGCTTCGCGAGCGCCTCGTCCCACTTGTTGGCCGGGACGTGCGGGTGGATCACATCGGTGGCGACGACCTTGCCGGTCGCGTCGACCACGGCGACCTTCACTCCCGTACGGAAGCCGGGGTCCAGGCCGAGCGTCGAGCGCGTGCCGGCCGGCGCGGCGAGCAGCAGGTCGCGGAGGTTGGCGGCGAAGACGCCGACCGCGTCGTCCTCGGCGGCCGTACGCAGCCGCAGGCGCAGGTCGATGCCGAGGTGGACGAGGATGCGGGTGCGCCAGGCCCAACGGACCGTGTCCGCCAGCCACTTGTCGGCCGAGCGGCCACGGTCGGCGATGCCGAACCTGTGGGCCACGATCCCCTCGTACGAGGAAGGCCCCTCGGTCGGCTCCTCCGGCTCCAGGACGAGGTCGAGGACCTCCTCCTTCTCGCCGCGCAGCATGGCGAGGACCCGGTGCGAGGGCAGCTCGGTGAACGGCTCGGCGAAGTCGAAGTAGTCGGCGAACTTGGCGCCCGCCTCCTCCTTGCCCTCCCGCACCTTCGCGGCCAGCCGCCCGCGCACCCACATGCGCTCGCGCAGCTCGCCGATCAGGTCGGCGTCCTCGGAGAACCGCTCGGTCAGGATCGCCCGCGCGCCGTCCAGCGCCGCCTGCGGATCCGCGACGCCCTTGTCGGCGTCGACGAAGGCGGCGGCAGCGGCGAGCGGTTCGACCGCCGGGTCGCCGAGCAGCCCGTCCGCCAGCGGCTCAAGACCCGCCTCGCGCGCGATCTGCGCCTTCGTACGCCGCTTCGGCTTGTACGGCAGGTAGATGTCCTCGAGCCGCGCCTTGGTCTCGGCGCCCCGGATCCGCGCCTGAAGCTCCTCGGTGAGTTTGCCCTGCTCGCGCACCGACTCCAGGATCGCCGTCCGGCGCTCCTCCAGCTCGCGCAGATAGCGCAGCCGCTCCTCGAGCGTGCGCAGCTGCGCGTCGTCGAGCATCTCGGTCGCTTCCTTGCGGTAGCGGGCGATGAAGGGCACCGTCGAACCGCCGTCGAGCAGCTCCACCGCGGCCTTCACCTGCCGCTCCCGTACGCCCAGCTCCGCGGCGATCCTGCCTTCGATGGACCCTACTTCGAGGGACTCGGGTGTCGTCACGATCCCGTACCGCCTTCTCCACTCAGGTTGCGCGGCAATTGTGGCAGGTGGCACGGACAATCGGGTTCAGGGCACCGCCATGGCACCGAACTGTCGTGGCGGAAAAGGTGGGGAACCCGTCATTGCGGCCATCCGCGGGCCCGCGAAGAATCGAACCCATGGCGCAACGAACCGTTCTCGTCGTCCTCTTCGACGGCGTCCAGACCCTGGACGTCACGGGCCCGTCGGAGGTCTTCGCGGGCGCCGAGCACCACACGCCGGGCAGCTACCGCATCCGTACGGCCTCCCTCGACGGCGGCCCCGTCCGCAGCTCCAGCGGGCTCACCCTCGTACCGGACCAGGTCCTCACGGACGCGTCCGACCCGCACACGCTGATCGTGCCCGGCGGGCAGGGCACGCGCCGGTTCGACCCGCGGCTGACCGACTGGCTGCGCGAGCACGGACCCCGCGCCGAGCGGCTGGTCTCCGTGTGCACCGGGGCGATCCTGCTCGCGGCGGCCGGTCTGCTCGACGGGCGGCGCGTCACGACGCACTGGGCGTACTGCGACAAACTCGCGCGGGACCACCCCGCCGTCGAGGTCGACCCCGACCCCATCTACGTGCGCGACGGACATGTGGCCACGTCGGCCGGTGTCACCTCGGGCATCGACCTCGCGCTCGCCCTGGTCGAGGAGGACCTGGGACGGGACACCGCCCTCACCATCGCCCGTCACCTGGTGGTCTTTCTCCGCCGGCCCGGCAACCAGGCCCAGTTCAGCGCCCAGCTCGCCGCGCAGACCGCACGGCGCGAGCCGCTGCGCGAGGTCCAGCAGTGGATCACCGAGCACCCGCACGGCGATCTGAGCGTCGAGTCGCTCGCCGCCCGCGCCCTGCTCTCACCCCGCCACTTCGCCCGGTCCTTCCAGGCCGAGACCGGCATGACGCCCGGCCGCTACGTCGACCGGGTCCGCCTCGAACACGCCCGGCGGCTCCTGGAGGACACCGCCGACGGCATCGAACAGATCTCCCGGGCCAGCGGCTACGGCACACCCGAGGCCATGCGGCGCGCGTTCGTCCGGACGCTCGGCGCAGCCCCGGCCGAGTACCGGCGCCGCTTCCGCCCCGCCGCCGCCCACTGAACTTCCGTCCCGATACCGCCCGTTGAAAGGCCAGCCATGCAGATCGCCATCCTCGTCTACGACGGTTTCACCGCCCTCGATGTCGTCGGCCCGTACGAGATGCTGTCCCGTCTCCCGGACGCGGAGCCCGTGTTCGTCGCCGAGAAGGCCGGACCCGTCCGCACGGAAACCGGGTTCCTCGCCGTCACCGCCGACAAGTCCCTGGCCGAGGTGCCCAGCCCCGACATCGTGGTGGTGTCCGGCGGCCCGGGGCAGAGTGAACTGATGGACCACGCGCCCCTGCTGGACTGGCTGCGCGCCGCCGACGCCACCAGCACCTGGACGACGTCCGTCTGCTCCGGCTCCCTGCTGCTCGCCGCCGCCGGTCTCCTGGAGGGGCGCCGCGCGACCTCGCACTGGCTGGCCCTCGACCAGCTGTCGCGGTTCGGCGCGCGCCCGACCGGCGAACGCGTCGTGTTCGACGGCAAGTACGTCACCGCGGCCGGGGTCTCCTCCGGCATCGATGGCGCTCGCGCTCGTCGGCCGGATCGCGGGCGACGACCACGCCCGGGCCGTCCAGCTGGGCACCGAGTACGACCCGCAGCCGCCCTACGACTCGGGCTCGCCGCTCAAGGCGCCCGCGCACCTCGTCGAAGTGCTGCGCGCGCGGAGCCGCTTCATCCTGACGCGGTCCAGCTGAACCGTGGCTGCCGGCGCTCCAGGAACGCGGTGACGCCCTCCTCGGTGTCCCCGGCGTCGCGGGCCTGGTCCGTCCAGTGGGCGTCGCGGTCCGTGCGGCCGTTCGCGAACTCCTTGGCGGCGGCCTGCGTCAGCTGGGACCGGGAGACCAGGACCCGGGTGAACTCCGCGACGCGCTTGCCCAGTTCGCCCTCCGGCAGCACCTCGTCGACCAGGCCCGTGCGCAGCGCCCGCTCGGTGTCGATCAACTCGCCCGAGAACAGCAGGAACTTAGCGGTGGCCGGACCCACGAGCGAGACCAGCCGACGGGTGGAGGACGCCGGGTAGACGATGCCGAGCTTCGCGGGCGTCACCCCGAACAACGCCCCCGCCTCGGCGAACCGCAGATCGCAGGCCGCCGCGAGCTGCGAGCCACCGCCCACGCAGTGACCGCGCACGGCCGCCAGCGTCGGCTTCGGGAACGCGGCGAGCGCCTCCTCGGCGCGCACGGCGAGCCCCTGCGCCTCCTCCGGTGAGCCCTGGAGCGTGGAGATGTCCGCGCCGGCGCAGAAGGTCGCGCCCTCACCGGTGAGCACCAGCGCCCGTACGTCCGGATCGGCGGCCAGCGTGTCCAGCAGCGGCGGCAGCGACCGCCACATCGCGGCCGTCATGGCGTTGCGCTTGGCCGGGTGGTGGACGACCACGGTGGCGACCGAGTCGGTGACGTCGTGCAGCAGCTGGGGCTCCATGCGCGGGATGCTATCCGCCCGGCGGTGCGGCCCCGCCGGGCGGCCGGCCGCCGGTGAAATGGACGGGACCGTCAAACCCGTACAACCCGAATAGTTCGCGAAGTCGGCGCGGCGGGGACAGGAGCAGTCCCACAACTGACCTTGTCATACGCCAACGGTCAGAAGCGCTCGATAACAGCTGACTTCTGTTCAGTCGTCCGGAGCGGACGGCGTCGTTACCAACACTCGACGTGTGGGGACAATCGAGCGCAAGGGTGGCGACCGGACGATGGACAACCACGGGCGCGGGGACGGCTCGCGCCCAGAGGAAGGCGGCCGGCGGCCGCCGGATCCGCTGCCGTACGAGGGAGTCTGGCGGTTCACCGCCCCGGCCGTGGAGGCCTCGGTCCCGCAGGCGCGGCACGCGGTACGGGACCTGCTGATGCGCCAGGGCGTCCCGGTCTCGGACGACACCGTCCACGGTCTTCTGCTGATCATCTCCGAACTGGTCACCAACGCGGTCCGGCACGCGGCCCTGCTGTCGCCGATGCTCGCCGTGGAGGTCGCCGTCGGCGCCGAGTGGGTGCGGGTCTCGGTGGAGGACAACCACCCCTACCGCCCCACCGCCCTGGAGGCCGACCACGGCCAGACCGGCGGGCGCGGACTGCTCCTGGTGCGCGAGGTGGCGCGGGAGGCGGGCGGCGTCATCGACGTGGAGCACACGGCGAGCGGCGGCAAGGTGATCTGGGCCGCCCTGCCGCTCAAGCCGGTCCGGCTGGTGTGACGGTTCTGCCGAGCGGCTGTGAGCGTCCTGTCCGGAAGGCTCCGGCCGCCGAGACGCGAAACAGCCGGGCGGCAGCACGCTCGCCCGGCTGTCCCTACGTCTCTCACCAGCCCGCGGACTGTCCCGTCAGTTCCCTGATGGCCGGGCGGGCGGAGTCCAGCACGGTCATGAACCACGCGGAGAAGGTGTCGCGCGCGTGGCGCTCGGCCAGCTCGGCCGGCGTGGCGAAGACGGTCGCCCCGACCTCCTCCGGGTCCGGCGCGAGCGGGGACTGCACCAGGCCGACGAACAGGTGGTTGTACTCCTGCTCGACCAGGCCCGACGCCGGGTCCGGGTGGTTGTAGCGGACCGTCCCGGCCTCGGCGAGCAGCGATGGGGAGACCCCGAGCTCCTCGTACGTCCGCCGGGCCGCGGCCGCGAAGGGGGCCTCACCGGGGTAGGGGTGGCCGCAGCAGGTGTTGGACCACACGCCGGGGGAGTGGTACTTGCCCAGGGCGCGCTGCTGGAGCAGCAGCCGCCCCTGCTCGTCGAAGAGGAACACGGAGAACGCGCGGTGCAGCCTGCCTGGTGGCTGGTGGGCGGAGAGCTTCTCCGCAGTGCCGATCGTCACACCGTTCTCGTCGACCAGTTCCAGCAAAATCGCGTCTGCGGCGCCGTTCGACGAGCTGTGCGTCGCGGTGGCAGGTGTGATCGGCATACCCATCCTTCGCTTCGGTCTTCGCACCCCAAGTCTGCCGCACGAATCCGGCACGCCCGGTACTTCGCCATGCCGTCCGCATGTCCCGCGCGCGGCGCGGTCCGGGCAGGCCCGGGCGGCCCACCGGAAGAGGGGACCTGGAAGGTGATCATGCCCCGTACCTGGGACGGGGAACCGCTCAGGTGCAGGAGGAGGGGGCGCGGGCGCGCGACAGGTCGCATTCGATCGGCGGACGGCGCACGCGCTCGCGTCAGCGCCCCCTGGCTCGTCCGCAACGAAGCCCCGCAGGCGCGCCCGCCCCGCAGGCGCGCCCGCTCAGTGGCACAACCGCGCCTCGTGCTCCGCGTGCCCGCCCGGCTCCAGCTGGAAGGTGCAGTGCTCCACGTCGAAGTGGTCGCCCAGGCAGCCCTGGAGTTCGTGCAGCATCTTCTCGTGGCCCGTGGCGTTCAGGACGTCCGA includes the following:
- a CDS encoding SRPBCC domain-containing protein, which encodes MTTDTVIVERLIAARPETVFAFFTDRDKWLSWMGTEGEFDFEPGGAFRTRITGENVAEGTFVEIEPITRLVFTWGWAEGGPAVASGSTTVEITLEPVVQGTFLRLVHRDLDTPEARDAHQEGWDHYVDRLALAAGGHDPGPDDWL
- a CDS encoding putative glycolipid-binding domain-containing protein codes for the protein MTASRVITWDVPASRGYETSWVEFDGTALRAHGRAVGTRPEPYWITYALVTSDGYVTRELRVTAESAEGTRSLDLRHDGEGRWTGDGEPLPEVDGALDCDLGLSPLTNTMPVLRHALHREPGERAFLMAWVSVPDLAVGPSRQTYTHLRRPGGSGVVRYASGDFRSDLVLDADGCVVHYPGLASRLW
- a CDS encoding Tex family protein → MTTPESLEVGSIEGRIAAELGVRERQVKAAVELLDGGSTVPFIARYRKEATEMLDDAQLRTLEERLRYLRELEERRTAILESVREQGKLTEELQARIRGAETKARLEDIYLPYKPKRRTKAQIAREAGLEPLADGLLGDPAVEPLAAAAAFVDADKGVADPQAALDGARAILTERFSEDADLIGELRERMWVRGRLAAKVREGKEEAGAKFADYFDFAEPFTELPSHRVLAMLRGEKEEVLDLVLEPEEPTEGPSSYEGIVAHRFGIADRGRSADKWLADTVRWAWRTRILVHLGIDLRLRLRTAAEDDAVGVFAANLRDLLLAAPAGTRSTLGLDPGFRTGVKVAVVDATGKVVATDVIHPHVPANKWDEALAKLARLAKEHAVELVAIGNGTASRETDKLAGELIDRHPELNLTKVMVSEAGASVYSASAYASRELPDMDVSLRGAVSIARRLQDPLAELVKIDPKSIGVGQYQHDLSEMKLSRSLDAVVEDCVNGVGVDVNTASVPLLSRVSGISSGLAENIVAHRDSNGPFRSRAELKKVSRLGPKAFEQCAGFLRIRGGDDPLDSSSVHPESYPVVRRMVKTTGQEVAALVGNTGVLRSLKASDFVDETCGLPTVTDILKELEKPGRDPRPAFKTATFKEGVEKIADLSSGMVLEGVVTNVAAFGAFVDVGVHQDGLVHVSAMSKTFVKDPRDVVKPGDIVKVKVLDVDIPRKRISLTLRLDDEAAPQERPQRGAGGRPPQQRQQRQGQPRQNRGGDRGSRQSPPPANSAMADALRRAGLLDSKNGRR
- a CDS encoding GlxA family transcriptional regulator, with the protein product MAQRTVLVVLFDGVQTLDVTGPSEVFAGAEHHTPGSYRIRTASLDGGPVRSSSGLTLVPDQVLTDASDPHTLIVPGGQGTRRFDPRLTDWLREHGPRAERLVSVCTGAILLAAAGLLDGRRVTTHWAYCDKLARDHPAVEVDPDPIYVRDGHVATSAGVTSGIDLALALVEEDLGRDTALTIARHLVVFLRRPGNQAQFSAQLAAQTARREPLREVQQWITEHPHGDLSVESLAARALLSPRHFARSFQAETGMTPGRYVDRVRLEHARRLLEDTADGIEQISRASGYGTPEAMRRAFVRTLGAAPAEYRRRFRPAAAH
- a CDS encoding enoyl-CoA hydratase/isomerase family protein — translated: MEPQLLHDVTDSVATVVVHHPAKRNAMTAAMWRSLPPLLDTLAADPDVRALVLTGEGATFCAGADISTLQGSPEEAQGLAVRAEEALAAFPKPTLAAVRGHCVGGGSQLAAACDLRFAEAGALFGVTPAKLGIVYPASSTRRLVSLVGPATAKFLLFSGELIDTERALRTGLVDEVLPEGELGKRVAEFTRVLVSRSQLTQAAAKEFANGRTDRDAHWTDQARDAGDTEEGVTAFLERRQPRFSWTASG
- a CDS encoding ATP-binding protein, whose amino-acid sequence is MDNHGRGDGSRPEEGGRRPPDPLPYEGVWRFTAPAVEASVPQARHAVRDLLMRQGVPVSDDTVHGLLLIISELVTNAVRHAALLSPMLAVEVAVGAEWVRVSVEDNHPYRPTALEADHGQTGGRGLLLVREVAREAGGVIDVEHTASGGKVIWAALPLKPVRLV
- the idi gene encoding isopentenyl-diphosphate Delta-isomerase — translated: MPITPATATHSSSNGAADAILLELVDENGVTIGTAEKLSAHQPPGRLHRAFSVFLFDEQGRLLLQQRALGKYHSPGVWSNTCCGHPYPGEAPFAAAARRTYEELGVSPSLLAEAGTVRYNHPDPASGLVEQEYNHLFVGLVQSPLAPDPEEVGATVFATPAELAERHARDTFSAWFMTVLDSARPAIRELTGQSAGW